In Streptomyces ambofaciens ATCC 23877, a single genomic region encodes these proteins:
- a CDS encoding thymidine kinase, with product MPELVFFSGTMDCGKSTLALQIEHNRSARGLAGMIFTRDDRAGEGKLSSRLGLVTDAVEVEDGQDLYAYVVDHLTQGGRVDYVIADEAQFLGPDQIDQLARVVDDLDVDVYAFGITTDFRSKLFPGSQRLVELADRVEVLQVEALCWCGARATHNARTVGGVMVVEGAQVVVGDVTRSPDEIGYEVLCRRHHRRRMTSASARAGTLSPDVLPVSPV from the coding sequence ATGCCCGAGCTGGTCTTCTTCTCCGGAACCATGGACTGCGGGAAGTCGACGCTGGCTCTGCAGATCGAGCACAACCGCTCGGCGCGCGGACTGGCCGGAATGATCTTCACCCGCGACGACCGGGCGGGCGAGGGCAAGCTCTCCTCCCGCCTCGGCCTGGTCACCGACGCGGTGGAGGTCGAGGACGGACAGGACCTGTACGCGTACGTCGTCGACCACCTCACGCAGGGCGGGCGCGTGGACTACGTGATCGCGGACGAGGCGCAGTTCCTCGGGCCGGACCAGATAGACCAGCTCGCGCGCGTGGTCGACGACCTCGACGTCGATGTCTACGCCTTCGGCATCACCACGGACTTCCGCTCCAAGCTGTTCCCCGGCTCCCAGCGGCTGGTGGAACTCGCCGACCGCGTCGAGGTGCTCCAGGTCGAGGCCCTGTGCTGGTGCGGGGCCCGCGCCACGCACAACGCCCGCACCGTGGGCGGCGTCATGGTCGTCGAGGGCGCCCAGGTGGTCGTCGGCGACGTGACCCGGTCTCCCGACGAGATCGGCTACGAAGTGCTGTGCCGACGGCACCACCGGCGCAGGATGACCAGCGCCTCGGCGCGCGCCGGCACCCTCTCGCCGGACGTCCTGCCGGTCTCTCCGGTCTGA